The sequence TTTCATGCTGACGTTTGATGGTATATCTCTGATATAAATGACTCGAGTTGGGTTTATGGATGAATCCAGACTAGTTTTATATTGACCCACCGGACTAGATAGTGGACTCTGAGAGTCCGAAGATAAAGAGGACAGCTGCGAGTCAACTGgttttgatttatataGGTTTGGGATATTAATTGCATTCTTATTTTCTACATTCCCTTCTTCATCTTGTCGTGattcaaaataaacaatactTGGTACAATGTTGGACTCCTGTTTGGCACGATCTATTCGATAATTATTTCGAAAATTTGTACTTGGCTTACGTCTGAGGTGCCTAGAAGTTCTTcctaaataatttttggcCAATCTTCTGAAACCAATTAACTCATAATTTTTGGCattgtttaaaaaattaaatttagttGTAGATACATTGGACAATTCATAGTTCCTATTATTAATACCTCGAAAATTTGTTATGTCATTAGATCTATTATCagatgaaaaattgtttGGGTAAAGATTGTAGCTATACGTTAACATTTTTGTAAGcctttttttttgttctaTTTAATTTGTAGAATTAACACtaacaaattataaatgtagttatttaaaatatactgTTTTGTTAGgagtaataataatttgtaAAAATAAGCGTTTAACTTAAATAACAGAGTAAACTTAGAAGTGACTTTCCTCttttactattattatttgcatttatatattaaaaggTTACCTTTTACTTATTCATAGTTTTGTGTTATTTCTTCCTTGTGTCACCAAATTGCTATTTCTGACACCTAGTGCCAAAAAAATTCACAAAACATACACTAgtaaatgttttaaaaagATACCACgtcattatcattaatcTGGATATTCTTCATATATGGATATTCTTTATATGTAGATATTCTATATGATTATATACAATATTTTGGTAATGATACTTCTCTAAGTGGAATCAGAGACGGACACATCACACATGTCACCACGACGAGAAGTTtctaatttcatcaattcaCGTAATAACATTGTAGCATATGCAGATACACCAAGTTTGAATTTTATGACGACAGCTGTTTTATCACCCCCTTTATCTGGCATGTAACGTTCAAGTTTATCTTTCATATATTTCTGGCTGTTATCCTTAGCACGTTTATTGTTTAACATTTCAAGATCGGTGTTCACTAACTGTTGTGTTGATTCCTTGTACTTAACTATTTTATACTCCATCTCTTGTGGTATATGAATCACATTTCTATAAGAACCGGccattgaaaaatcacGGACCTTTCTTCTCATATTGGTTGGGTCCATGTTATCTTGAGCTAATAGGTCAACATATgctttatataattcagGATTCTCAGGATATTTAATATCGAATCCGGGAGTTGGTAAAACAATATCGGCAATAGTGAATTTGCCTGACTCTATATCCTCTGAGGTCAAGGGTCTTGCACGGATAAACTTAGCTTGGTTTgtatcttcttcaaattcatttgaATCTTCTTCCACTGTAACTCTTGattgttcttcttcagaAATTACTAAGTCGCCAACAATTGGTTTTGGTCCAAAACTTGCCAATCTTTTAGAGGCCACTGCATTCCAAATAAAACTTTGATAAGCATGGACATACATTGTTCTTAAGTTTCTTGGAATTTTCATAATAGCAATATAGTATGAATTTGAAGAGTAATCACCACtgctttctttttcttgaGAAGCcaaagaatataataatgctTTTTCAGCCATACAATCATGAGGCATAATCTTAAGAGTACCGGCAGCATCTTTGGTTTTTTCCCAATATTGCCTGGCTTCTTTGGATTTTGGTAAAACATTTTCTTGAtcagataaaattaaattggCTGCTTTTTCCCAGTTTTCCATCAGAAGTTCTCTTCCAACAACATGGGTTGAAATACTGAAAGTACCAAAACGTTGCATGCCGAAGTAGTTAATAAAACCATTCTTGTTAATAGATTCACAACCTTTACTTAAAGTATCCTCTAAGGAGTCTGTAGAAGATTCTTTAGTTTTCACATCTCTGATAGtgataataaattcattgcCAGACAGGTCACCCAAGTTCAAAGACTCATCTTTGAATTCGTAACCTCCAATAAGCATACCTCTTAATGTTTTATTCAAGGCATTTAATCTATCTagtttaatttttgaaatcgAGAGTCTTTGTACTGTAACACCTCTACGATCTTTAGTACCTGCATATCTAATCATTTTAGTTGGTATTcttaaaaatttacaaattAAGTTCACAGCCTGCATGGTGTCCTTATTCTCTTTATGCAATGtgaaatgaataaattcTTTACTAGGACCATAACCCCAGTTTTCCACACCATTGGCATCTTTATTCTGTTCTGTTAGAATTTGTTTATTAACTCTAGAATTTCTGTTATTTCTTGCAATTTTAAAAGTGTTTGTCTCTGTAGTGACAGACTCTAATTCGTTGTTAAAGGCTTTTCTTAATAAGATGTGTAAATTAGTTCTATCAGTCTTATCGTCAAAGAATTTCTTAGTCTCCATTGTTTGAGCTTCTTTAAAAACACATTCGATTTTTTGaacatcttcttcatccaACATATCTACTAATTGTTTTCTCAGTTCTGGATCTAGTTGAAATTGTGCTCTTTGAGCCGCTTCTTCTTCACGCTTCTTTTGTTTCTCTTCTTGAGAAGGTTTTGGTTTCTTTGGAATATTAAAACctttatcatttaaatgaaCAACCTTGCCATCTAATccaatttcattaactaAGAAATCAGTGTACCTTTGCTTGATTTGGCCAATGAAGCCAGAATGATCAAGAGAAACAAACCCAGTGATCCCAACATCAGGTTCACGAATGCTTAAATCTTGAGTCATTGATTCTTGTTGATTATCACTCTTGAATCTCTTAGTTTGAGCATCATCCTCACCAACAGCATCTGGCTGAGGTCTCTTATCGTGTAATTCAGATTCTGACATATTTTCAACTTATCACACCTCCCACACTTAAATTTTCTACGTTTATATCTCAGAGAGAACCACTAATGTAAACCATAAAACTTAATAGGATATCTTGcttttaactttaaaaGTGGCTTTGTTCTATTGCATATCTGTGTCTATCTGTATGTCTTTTACATTATTTTGCGATGAGCTTAGCTTGGATCGAAAATTTTCAGTGTGACATTTCTATGACAAGGGAAAAGGAAGGTACTTAAGTGAGAAAAGGTGTGAAAATGTAAAAGGAATGGTCAGAAAACCATGGTAATTGGTGGCTATTTACTGATAAAATTGTGGAGTAAGTAATTGATATGGTTATCTACTATTTTCATATGTTAAATTGTGCTTAGAACCTCTAAATAACGGTTATTTTATATGATTTCTATGTGATGGTCAGCCTGGTTACTTGTTTAGTCACCATGTACGAGTGTGCATATATGTTTCATAAATCATATGTACATAATAAACACATGCctgttttaatttatataaaagtgTATTGAGTGCTGCATGTTAATTTATCGGCAACAGTTACAGTTTATATTGTAGTGAACTAGTGAACATCCTCAGGCCTTTGCAAAAGTGCAGTTCAAGTTAAACTGTGTTTGCCTTACGACAACGGAATAAAAGAGAGTATGTCTCCACCTACAGAGGAGAAAAGGGAAGGCATTCCTAGAAAAGTTGAGACAGTGGAAGAGATTCTTATCAAATGTGAATGTTGGGTCAAGAAGGATAATGAAGAGAGATTAGCTGAAATTTTATCGATAAACTCACGTAGATCGCCTCCTAAGTTTTATGTCCATTACGTTGATTTCAATAAACGTTTAGATGAATGGATCACTACGGACAGAATTAATTTGGAGAAAGATGTTATCTTTGCGAGACCTAAGGAGATCGAAGAGGAACAAACTCCAAAGAAGAAGCTGAAGAAACGTAAGAAACAATCAGGAGCTGGTCAAGAGACAACTTCTGCTGTCGCATCAGATGATGAGAAGATAAAATCAGAGACTCCAGAGAGTACCGGTGTGATGGATTTAGACAATTTAAATGTGCAAGGTCTTCGTGATGAAGAGATAACGAGAGAGGAAgagataaaaaaattgagaaCTTCTGGGTCAATGACGCAAAATCCACATGAAGTTGCAAGAGTCAGGAACTTAAGCAAAGTTATCATGGGTATGTATGAAATTGAACCATGGTATTTTTCTCCCTATCCGATTGAATTGACAGACTTAGACACTATATATATCGATGACTTTACTCTAGAATATTTTGGATCAAAAAAACAGTACGAAAGAAACAGAAAGAAATCAACACTTAGACATCCACCAGgaaatgaaatttataGAGACGATTTTGtgtcattttttgaaattgatggAAAGAAACAAAGGACGTGGTGCAGAAATTTATGTTTgctttcaaaattattctTGGATCATAAAACATTATACTATGATGTCGatccatttttattttattgtatGACACGAAAGGATGAATTGGGCCATCATTTGGTCGGATACTTTTCAAAGGAAAAGGAATCTGCTGAAGGTTATAATTTAGCATGTATTCTAACTCTACCACAATACCAGAGAATGGGTTATggtaaattattaattcaattttcaTATGAATTATCAAAGATCGAGGGTAAAGTCGGTTCTCCAGAAAAACCACTATCTGATTTGGGTCTGTTGTCTTACAGAGCATATTGGGCTGAAGTGTTAATAAATACTTTAGTTGAGCATAGTAATGAAATAACAATCGATGAAATCAGTTCTATAACTTCAATGACTACTACAGATATACTGCATACGGCCAAAactttgaatattttaaggTATTATAAAGGTCAacatattatatttttaagtCAAGAGGTTCtagataaatataatcaaaTGAAGGAAAAGAAGAGGAGATCTATTAATCCCCAATACTTAAATTGGGTTCCACCTGTATTTACAGCGGCACAATTAAGATTTGCATGGTAAGTTTTTACCTCATATGACAATAGGATATGTATGTATTATATTAGAGATCGTGACTGCCTAGTCCACACgactttaaataataatgtaaCACTAAATAGataaaacattattttttatgtCTATATGCTGATGAAAAACCCTCTATTGTAAAAAGTTTTTTTGtcatatattgaaaatcaATCAAATGGTAAAGGTTTATTCTTATTCATTGCATTAATTTGAGAAGCTGCAATTGCACTCGGTACTTTGATACCACAACAATCACCATACGTTGAATGTGCATGACCTTCAGCTAAGCATTCATCTTCTTCGCCCCCATCATGAATATGCTCTCTTGGAGGTGAAACATTCTCAGGacaaattaaaaacatatcattgaaataaaaatgttgcATGATAGgcaatttctttattacTTCAGCCTCATACATTTTAAACATACCTTCTGCAACTTTCGACCATTTTTTGACACCACTGATATCATCTAACATTGGTGAGTGCCACCTTAACGTTGTGGTCGTCTTTActgaattaataaattcaatgcAACCGaagtataaatatttatcagCAAACATTTCAATTAGATCATCGTTATGAATGGATGATGGTTTCAAATGTTTATGTGTAGATAATTGATAGGCACCGAATAAAAATGGTAAGAAGTGGTAGTCATCCAGCCCCCAGACACCATGAGACCCTGCAGGTTCCAACCAATATTGCAATTCCAGAACTctcattaattttaaatactGAATAAACACCTTCAGCACTAGATTTGTTGCATCTCTTTccaaatcaaatattttaaaactaGTTAATCCATAAATAAAACacataaaatttaattcatgACCAGAACCATAATCGATTCTTTGCTTATTGCCCCATGACTCGTCGACGTAAACGTATAATTGCTCTATTTGAGAATCCGTTAATGAAGGAAAGCATTCCTTCAATAAGGTTTTTGATTGAGAAGTTAAATCATCGTAAAAGTCCCTAAATTCTACCTTACCAAACCTAGAACTATGTGCATCTTTGACCACTGGATGtttaaaaagaattgaCTGCACTTTATGTAGTAACTTCATCATGGACTCCACAGGCTGGCTTATAGGTAATGTGTAATCTGTATTTTCCTTTCCTTCCACAGATTTTGCTAATTGTTTCAAGAAGTTGAGAAGATCAGCTTGGGTTTGGGACCTGTCCCATATTTCCATATCTGCGTTAGTAAGCAACCTTTTCTGAGGAAGCATAGTGTATGTGATAATGTAAGGTAAACTACAGTGTACTGGTATGCAATGCCGGTATCTTTATGGACATAGTACAAGAGTAAATGGGAAACACATATATTCACAAAACTACATTCATTTACATAAACCTTTACACgatttattgtatttttatatatttaaaggaaGAATATTCCTTAAGACGTTCGGATAACGCTGTAACTGGAATTATGATGTTATAATAGTTCAATATgcattttaattatatatatactataCATTTTCTCAAACTATTAATGGAGAAGTAACTTTAATCAGCAAGATTCAACTCTACATTTTTGAAGCCATATTTATCCTTGTTGTcgtaatatatttttttcagttcTTCGACGTATAAGTCGTGATAATAATCAACCATTTCATTTGAGGGGTCAGTTGtgaattctttaattataattggTTTCCCAACTACAATATTCATTGGTGTTCTAAACGGTAGTAAACCAAAGTCATAATTAAAAACACCTCTTGCATAGAAGAAAGGGATTGTAAAACTGAACGTTTCTTTTATCCACAGTTGTATATTTCTTAAGAATGAGCCATCTTTtgtttgtattattttgtatGAATTTGTTTCTCCAAAACTGAATACTGGAACCAAATGAGTATTTCCTGAAGTTATTGCCAATTTGACAAAACCTTTCCTCTTCTTAATTACCAAATCAACTTTATTAACCTGGCACAGCAGTGACTCCATCGCCCCTCCAATTACTATACAAATTGATTGGTCATTTCCCAGCACTTTCAATGCATTTTTCCTTGATACAGATGTGATCCCCAGGGCCATTAGGTAGTCTCTATAAATTGGGATGTGGAATTGGGTCACCAATGTCATCAACGATATAGGGATCCCTGGGAATAAGCTTGAGTAGTTACAACCTTCAGTAGCAAAAGCACCGAATGCACCTAAAGCACCAATTCCGTGAGGATGATaaccaaatatatattttggtCCTACCCTTTCACCATTCTCATTGAAGGTAGGCTCCAAATCGACCGTCTTATGCAAAGAAATTGGGAAATAATTACAATAGTATTTCCAAAGCAACAAACTCCTGAAAAATGGAGAATACCTCTTAACAACATTACCATCAGCAGGTGATCTGTCGAACATGTAGTACACCATATATGGAATAATTACAATCCAAAACCTTGGGAAAGCAATGAGTAACAGAAATAAAACGGAAAACATCCCCATTGAAGTGATGTGCCAGGCACATGCTAGCGTTTGCAACCTTCTCTGTAATGGAGTGTTGATATCACAATGCAGCGTATTAATAATCGGTACATCTGTCTTAACAACACTGCTCCTCAGACGCAAACTTATATTATCATGCTTCATCATACCTGTGTATGAGTATGTGAGTGTGTACCTAGTATAATGGCTTGTTGCAGTGTGAGATATAGTTTTGCAACAAAGACACAAAggatatatttatatataactgATATACATAGTAGTGAAAAAGGAAATTACAGAAAAAAGTCATTGTACTAAGTCCACGAGCGGTTAAGAAACTGCACCTGATGACTATTGGATCTTATATACGAGAATGAGAACCCATTTAGAATCTGCTTGACGCCAGGGATACGCCATGGCATTTCTGCTCTTGTCGGTGGAACGGATCACTTTTGATGTCATGCCACTATCACTATGTTGGCGCCCTGGGATAGTCTGCACCCGGACACCCCACTAGGCCCTGTCAAAGTgaatattaacaataacTAAGTGAATATTGAGCTTGCCAAGTGTAGACCAACTCTCTGATGCGAATGGACAAGGGCAGTGCCTCTGGCACTGCCCTTGTCCATTCGCATCTTGACGTTACTATCAACATAACCGCCACCGATCGTGTCTACCATTGCCTCGACAATCCTAACCGTCACCCACACACTTGCACCAAGACATCACCATCTACATATCCCAAGCTCTCAAATCCTTTCTTCTATATCTCATCCAAACCCATCCAACCCATCAAGTAGCTGGATGAAGTTTTGAGGCGGTAAGTGATTTGCAAGCCTTTTTGAGAGTGTCCCCCCTGTCTCAAGCCAGACGGTGTTtggaaacaaaaaaataaatttatatataaagggGGGGTGGGGGGATTTATGGAATAGGAAGGTTCTTTATTACAGATGTcgttttattttatttgatttgtagttttttatttgatgtaTTAGAAAGAGTTCAAGTCAAAAAGTCTTAggttataatattttgcGTTTCGGTAACGATACCATCTTTCGTGAGTATTTTGAGGATCTATCTTTTTTGTctgtatttattataacTACAATCTATcgttttcattaatatgtTGCTACAACTATCTCAGTTATTGCCATTGGCTTTGTTACTGCTTGGCGCATCTGATGTTGTGGAAGGGAAGAAGTTTACCTCTAAGATTTACAAGAGGGATATCAACAATGAGCAACTCAAGGATTTCACTTTCAAGGAGCAGATCCAACAGTTGGGGATGAAATATTTGCGTAACTTTGAAAAGTTCAACCCAGAGGTTCAATTCCAAGCAAACCATCCTTTTGGACAAAATGTATTCTCTACTAATCCGTTGAATGAAGGGGGTTCTCACAATGTGCCATTATCAAACTATTTGAACGCTCAGTACTACACTGACATTTCTCTTGGTACTCCAAAACAGAATTTTAAAGTCATTCTGGACACAGGTTCTTCCAATTTGTGGGTCCCATCAAAGGACTGTACTTCTTTGGCTTGTTACTTGCATTCCAAGTATGATCATGACGAATCGACTACTTATGAAAAGAATGGCACTAAATTCACTATTCAGTACGGTTCTGGCTCTATGGACGGCTACATTTCAAGAGATACTTTGATCATTGGTGATGATCTAGTCATTCCAGAACAAGATTTTGCTGAAGCCACTAGTGAACCAGGCTTGGCTTTTGCATTTGGTAAATTCGACGGTATTTTAGGTCTAGCTTACGACACCATTGCTGTCAATAAAGTTGTTCCACCGTTTTACAACGCAATTAAGCAAGGCATTTTAGATGAAAATAAGTTTGCCTTCTATTTAGGAGATACAAACAAAGACAACAAGAGCGGTGGTGAAGCTACTTTTGGTGGTTACGacaaatcaaaatttacaGGTGATATCACCTGGTTACCAGTCAGACGTAAGGCCTACTGGGAAGTCAAATTCGATTCTATTGCTTTAGGTGATGAAGTTGCCTCTCTAGATGGCTACGGTGCTGCGATCGACACTGGTACTTCTTTAATCACTTTACCATCTGGTTTAGCCGAAGTCATCAACACTCAAATTGGTGCTAAGAAGTCATGGTCTGGTCAATACACTATTGACTGTGATACAAGAGACGCTCTACCAGACATGACCTTCAACTTCAACGGTTATAACTTCACCGTTTCTCCATACGACTACACTCTAGAGATGTCCGGCTCCTGTATTTCCGCTATCACCCCAATGGACTTCCCAGAACCAGTCGGCCCACTAGCTATCATTGGTGACGCTTTCTTAAGAAAGTACTACTCCATCTACGATCTAGATAACAACGCCGTCGGTCTAGCCAAGTCTATTTAAGAACCAGTTTACCATTTGACAAAGTGTCCTAGAGACCCTACAACGTTCGTTTCCTATTGCTCCTCTGCTGGAATCAATAAAAGGGGATGCCCTCTACTACTTGAAGGGtggaaaaaatattctttacaataacaaataataataaaaataaacatatacatatacatatacatatacatatacatgCAGTGTAGGATCTGTATACTTTCAACAAATTATAACTAAATAGAACCATGCAATGCCTTATCCAGATGTCTCTATATGTCTCTATATGTCTTTATATGCGTTAATATGCCATTTTGTTATGTGTGGTCGGGTAGTTGCAAGCAAGTTTCTAATTACTTCCTAAAGCGGAAATTTGATAACACTGAAACACATCGATTTGAAGTCTTTACTACACTGCTACAACATAAAGATCAATcactaatatataaatatatgcaTGTATACGTGTACGTATGTAATATTAGTGGGCAATCGTGTCCTGAATGCAAGTGTCTTCTTCGTACTAAGATAATTCATCAACACAATTCTACACAAATCAACCACACAGCGCATGTTTCCTCCACAATCGCCTTCATTAAGGTCAGTTGGATCATTCAACAATTTGAAGAAAGGCAACAGGTTCGGCACTACTTCAACCACTACAACGAGATCGAGCTCTCCTATAAGATCCGTCTCGTCTCATTCCGATGGGCAATACCATCACAGTATAAAGAGTCGtattattagaaataatCCAAACAGTAATCAGCAAACACATGAAGCCTATACCGGTAAGATAATAGTAGCTATTAGACCTAAACCAATATCCAACAACGAGAAGAAAGTGTGGAATATAGTCgataataaaagaatagCACATGATGATGTTGGCGAGTTCAGATTAGATCGGATCTTCGATTGTGACGTTTCCAATTTGGAAATATATTCAGAGCTATGTAAGCCATTAATCGATAAATTGGCAATGGGGTATAACGCGACTCTCTTTGCGTACGGTATGACTGGTTCAGGGAAAACGTTTACTATGAGCGGGACTCAAGAGGATACTGGGTTGATTCCATTATCGATATCACATTTATTCAATACCattaatgaagaaaatctACTGGGGAAAAAAAAGTATGAAATGTTGGTATCGTATATGGAAATTTATAATGAGAAATTGTATGATCTGTTAGATACAAATGTGGAAGGAGTTAATTTTGGCTACAGTAGTAATTTACAGACTCCGCCGAGGTTTGGTAATAGTTTCAACAGTGCACAAGATTTGAGGATACGGGATGATGCACAATATGGTATTAAAGTGGTCGGTTTATCGGAGCACAGGTGTTCTTCAAAGGACGACTTAATGAAATGGGTTAGAATTGGtgataagaataaaaagATTAGTGAAACAGAATATAACTCAAGGAGTTCCAGATCACATTCGATTCTGCTGGTGAGATTAATTGCAACTGATTTGGAAACTGGAATTGTGACGACAAGTACACTTTCGCTGTGTGATTTGGCTGGCTCCGAAAAAGCAACAAGTCAACAAGAAAGACGAAAGGAAGGTGCATTTATAAATAAGTCATTGCTTGCATTGGGTACTGTCATTGCAAAGCTAAGTTCAGAATCTAATCAGCATAGAAATGCAGATAATGTTAACCACCAAGAAACCTCTAATCCAAATAACAGCCATATTCCTTATCGTGATTCTAAGCTGACACGTATTTTACAACCGGCATTAAGTGGAAATAGTATTATAACCACTATATGCACTGTCGATATCCGATCGGATGCTTCTTCAGAAACATTGAATACCCTAAGATTTGCTTCTAGAGCTAAAAATGTATCACTTCATGTAACTAAAAAGCAAAATGTCAGTAAggatgaagaaaaagataaacTAATATTTACTTTGATACAACAGTTggaagaacaaaaaaaattaatagatGATATGAATGTCAATAAAATGAGCGGTAATGtcttaaattttgaaaaacatGCGGTACCTTTTGCAAATGAGATGGTAGCAAATGCAAATAGTGGCcccaataataatatagaCACATCAAGAACTGAAAAAAGTAATATCGTGGATCCCAGTTATGCCCTGTTAGAAAGTGAGAATAAAGTATTGAAGTTCAAATTAGAACATTGTGAAAACTTGTTAGATAAAGATATTGTAGAGTTACAAGATCGTCAAATGATTAACATTGTTGAAATGTTACCAGATGGTGTAGGTACTCTGttagaaatgaaattcCAAGGTCTTGAATCGCAGATCAGgcaatataaattatacaCAGCAAACTTAGAAAAGAGACTAGCTTCgaataaaaatgatgagAATAGGCACAACAGTGGTTCCAATATGGTTATTCCAATCAATAGCGCACAGGGGAGCCGTATTGCTTCAAATAACAGCGATATATCCATGGCTGATAATTGTTCTGAAGAAGACCCATACGACATAATTAGGCATAAGGAAGAGGAGATAAAAGAGCTTAAGAAAGGGTTAGAACGCAAGGACAAAATGATTGAAGCCCTGCAAAGTGCCAGAAGGTTGAGACACCGGGCACTAAAACCACTAGCTGAAGCAAATTTACTCTACGAAAATGAGCAAGAGAATAGAggatttaataatttagaaaGATAGAATAGGTTCAAAACAATTCATAGAACTAAGTAAGAAGttgtaaatttataataatttataacGTTGtactaatatattaatattccATATATGTATATCATTTTAAATGCAATATGTTAATGAGTGATTAAATGCCTGTACTTTTTTGCTTTTTGACAATATCTTATCGTTATCTATCCATCTATATCATAGTTAAGATCATATGTCTGAGCTTTACCTTTGTCATTTGTCGGTTCTTCATTGGTTTCAGTATTGTGACTTGTAGATGCTTTATTGAAGTTGTCCCTTTCACCACCATCTTCGGTTTCATAGTTAATCAATGCATCACCCCAAATGCAAAACAATCCTTTTGAGAATCCATTTTGTAAAACATGGAtaattttacattttttgGTCACTCCAAACACCTTCCTTGTTGCCATTGCTATCTGACTTAATTGTGAGTTCTTCGGAAgaaacaatataatattttcactCACTGAACGGAAACCTTCTAGTAATTCAGTCAACCCTACTGGCAACAAAGAGTTTTCTAAATCGTACtcttttgatttcaaatatagTGGACCACCCCAAGGAGGAGAACCGAATATACAATCTATTCCTAGTTGTTGGATCTTCCCCTTTTTCACCATCTGAGTCCATGAACCATATTTCAACCAAATCCTATCCGCTAGGCCGTAACTTTGTGCATTCCGATAAGTGCAATACAAATGGTCTATTGAAAAATCGACACCGTAAACTTTAGGAAAGAGCTTAGCAAACTGTATAGTGTTCCCACCACCACCACAAAAGACATCCAAAACTTTTGTTGCAGCTGGCAAGCACGCCCTGACGTAC comes from Tetrapisispora phaffii CBS 4417 chromosome 4, complete genome and encodes:
- the PEP4 gene encoding proteinase A (similar to Saccharomyces cerevisiae PEP4 (YPL154C); ancestral locus Anc_8.677), which translates into the protein MLLQLSQLLPLALLLLGASDVVEGKKFTSKIYKRDINNEQLKDFTFKEQIQQLGMKYLRNFEKFNPEVQFQANHPFGQNVFSTNPLNEGGSHNVPLSNYLNAQYYTDISLGTPKQNFKVILDTGSSNLWVPSKDCTSLACYLHSKYDHDESTTYEKNGTKFTIQYGSGSMDGYISRDTLIIGDDLVIPEQDFAEATSEPGLAFAFGKFDGILGLAYDTIAVNKVVPPFYNAIKQGILDENKFAFYLGDTNKDNKSGGEATFGGYDKSKFTGDITWLPVRRKAYWEVKFDSIALGDEVASLDGYGAAIDTGTSLITLPSGLAEVINTQIGAKKSWSGQYTIDCDTRDALPDMTFNFNGYNFTVSPYDYTLEMSGSCISAITPMDFPEPVGPLAIIGDAFLRKYYSIYDLDNNAVGLAKSI
- the KIP2 gene encoding Kip2p (similar to Saccharomyces cerevisiae KIP2 (YPL155C); ancestral locus Anc_8.678), with the translated sequence MFPPQSPSLRSVGSFNNLKKGNRFGTTSTTTTRSSSPIRSVSSHSDGQYHHSIKSRIIRNNPNSNQQTHEAYTGKIIVAIRPKPISNNEKKVWNIVDNKRIAHDDVGEFRLDRIFDCDVSNLEIYSELCKPLIDKLAMGYNATLFAYGMTGSGKTFTMSGTQEDTGLIPLSISHLFNTINEENLLGKKKYEMLVSYMEIYNEKLYDLLDTNVEGVNFGYSSNLQTPPRFGNSFNSAQDLRIRDDAQYGIKVVGLSEHRCSSKDDLMKWVRIGDKNKKISETEYNSRSSRSHSILLVRLIATDLETGIVTTSTLSLCDLAGSEKATSQQERRKEGAFINKSLLALGTVIAKLSSESNQHRNADNVNHQETSNPNNSHIPYRDSKLTRILQPALSGNSIITTICTVDIRSDASSETLNTLRFASRAKNVSLHVTKKQNVSKDEEKDKLIFTLIQQLEEQKKLIDDMNVNKMSGNVLNFEKHAVPFANEMVANANSGPNNNIDTSRTEKSNIVDPSYALLESENKVLKFKLEHCENLLDKDIVELQDRQMINIVEMLPDGVGTLLEMKFQGLESQIRQYKLYTANLEKRLASNKNDENRHNSGSNMVIPINSAQGSRIASNNSDISMADNCSEEDPYDIIRHKEEEIKELKKGLERKDKMIEALQSARRLRHRALKPLAEANLLYENEQENRGFNNLER
- the TGS1 gene encoding RNA methyltransferase (similar to Saccharomyces cerevisiae TGS1 (YPL157W); ancestral locus Anc_8.680) yields the protein MGEKRLRPRGKKIDASHFLHIKKRKYKTQYQLLKKLYKDDCFKIDTSAPLQEKAMKKYWNHRDKLFSKIDSLPIYMTHELWFSVTPELIAKFIAKYVRACLPAATKVLDVFCGGGGNTIQFAKLFPKVYGVDFSIDHLYCTYRNAQSYGLADRIWLKYGSWTQMVKKGKIQQLGIDCIFGSPPWGGPLYLKSKEYDLENSLLPVGLTELLEGFRSVSENIILFLPKNSQLSQIAMATRKVFGVTKKCKIIHVLQNGFSKGLFCIWGDALINYETEDGGERDNFNKASTSHNTETNEEPTNDKGKAQTYDLNYDIDG